Proteins encoded within one genomic window of Tolypothrix bouteillei VB521301:
- a CDS encoding chloride channel protein yields the protein MSFLPSTQLRKVVEQPVFHFLSARLTDLLNRFQPSPESVVLFLAVLIGGGSGMGVVTFHYLIEIIHHLMLENFMGAIGAWGAWTLACVPILGGTIVGFMRWRTSDFGPGLSSLIAASTPGEIQRKLRPVTKMLAASVSLGSGASLGPEGPSVEIGANFGLLLSVVQQVSQERQRLLLGAGAAAGLAAGFNAPIAGVFFALEVVLGTTAFATSAVSVVLLAAVVAALIAQIGLGAQPAFTLPAYQVRSPLELPLYLGLGLGASVVSLAYTQSIRLAKACFHGKVSYFQWMKSIPEPIHPVIGGVIVGTVAIYLPQILGIGYGTVEAMLQDAEFSLQLLVVLLVMKLLMTAISAGSGFVGGVFAPAMFLGASFGAAYAKILAWIAPEIGQFMAGPPAYAMVGMAAVLAASVRAPLTAILMLFELTRDYRIVLPLMAAVGLSVWLVERMKPNSNSNSNLQQIGLSELKDEQAEILRQILVEDAMLSCPKKLLSTMTVIEAALEMTGDLCRSALVVNDAGQLVGIVSLEDINRALSVWEKYPNSSNELRADIANQTLMDISTTELLYAWLDEPLAEALDRMAGRGLHQLPVVARDNQERILGLLEREQIVLTCNVAVTRRSLRHYLPMTVKTGVKKYEV from the coding sequence ATGAGCTTTTTGCCTTCTACTCAATTGAGGAAGGTTGTGGAACAACCTGTTTTTCACTTCCTTTCTGCCCGGTTGACCGATTTGCTTAACCGTTTTCAGCCATCTCCAGAAAGTGTTGTTCTGTTTTTAGCAGTCCTTATAGGAGGTGGCAGTGGAATGGGGGTGGTCACATTTCACTACCTTATTGAAATCATTCACCACCTCATGCTGGAAAATTTTATGGGTGCGATTGGGGCTTGGGGGGCTTGGACTTTAGCTTGTGTCCCTATCTTGGGTGGCACGATCGTCGGTTTCATGCGCTGGCGTACCTCTGATTTTGGTCCGGGGCTGTCATCTCTAATTGCCGCTTCTACCCCAGGGGAGATCCAGCGAAAACTACGACCGGTCACAAAAATGCTGGCTGCATCTGTATCTTTGGGGAGTGGTGCTTCATTAGGACCAGAGGGACCCAGTGTAGAAATTGGGGCTAATTTTGGTTTGCTGTTGTCTGTGGTGCAACAAGTGTCCCAAGAAAGACAGCGCTTGCTTTTGGGCGCTGGTGCTGCTGCTGGCTTGGCTGCGGGATTTAACGCCCCAATTGCGGGAGTTTTCTTTGCTTTGGAAGTGGTCTTGGGTACGACTGCCTTTGCCACTTCTGCTGTTAGTGTAGTTTTACTAGCTGCAGTTGTTGCAGCACTCATAGCTCAAATTGGGTTGGGCGCACAACCTGCTTTTACCTTACCCGCTTACCAAGTCCGCAGCCCTTTGGAATTACCCTTATATCTTGGCTTGGGTTTGGGAGCTAGTGTAGTTTCTCTTGCTTACACCCAGTCGATCCGTTTGGCAAAAGCTTGCTTCCACGGCAAAGTATCTTATTTCCAATGGATGAAAAGCATACCCGAACCAATTCATCCCGTAATTGGTGGGGTCATTGTTGGTACGGTTGCCATCTATCTCCCTCAAATTTTAGGGATCGGGTATGGCACTGTAGAAGCGATGCTGCAAGATGCAGAGTTTTCTTTGCAACTGCTTGTTGTGCTGCTTGTGATGAAACTTCTAATGACAGCTATTAGCGCAGGTAGTGGTTTTGTCGGTGGTGTGTTTGCTCCTGCTATGTTTTTAGGTGCTTCCTTTGGAGCGGCTTATGCCAAAATTTTAGCGTGGATTGCACCTGAAATTGGTCAATTTATGGCAGGTCCTCCTGCTTACGCAATGGTAGGAATGGCTGCTGTTTTGGCTGCCAGTGTCAGAGCACCGCTCACGGCAATTTTAATGCTGTTTGAATTAACTAGAGATTACCGTATTGTCTTACCTTTAATGGCGGCGGTAGGTCTAAGTGTTTGGTTGGTAGAGAGAATGAAGCCAAATTCCAACTCTAACTCCAACTTACAACAAATTGGTCTTTCTGAATTGAAAGACGAACAAGCAGAAATTTTACGGCAAATTTTAGTAGAAGATGCTATGCTCTCTTGCCCCAAAAAGCTATTATCAACCATGACAGTGATTGAAGCAGCTTTGGAAATGACGGGAGACTTATGCCGTAGCGCTTTAGTTGTGAATGACGCAGGACAACTTGTTGGGATTGTGTCTTTAGAAGATATCAACCGTGCTCTTTCTGTTTGGGAAAAATACCCAAATTCGTCTAACGAACTTCGGGCTGATATAGCAAATCAAACGCTCATGGATATTTCTACTACCGAGCTTCTTTACGCATGGCTTGATGAACCTCTTGCTGAAGCTTTAGATCGAATGGCAGGTCGAGGTTTGCATCAGTTACCTGTAGTCGCCCGAGATAACCAAGAACGAATTTTAGGTTTATTAGAACGCGAGCAAATCGTTTTAACCTGCAACGTTGCTGTTACGCGCAGGTCTCTTCGTCATTACTTACCAATGACTGTAAAAACAGGTGTTAAGAAGTATGAAGTATAA